One genomic region from Anabaena sp. PCC 7108 encodes:
- a CDS encoding glucokinase: MTLLLAGDIGGTKTILRLVESSDVGLKTLQEESYRSGDFPDLVPIVEKFLTAANTSTPEKACFAIAGPVVNNTAKLTNLAWFLDTKRLAQQLGILTISLINDFAAVGYGIFGLTKQDLLTLQVGKHQPEAPMAVIGAGTGLGQGFLIKQGNHYQVFPSEGGHADFAPRNELEFQLLKYLLDKHDIQRASVERVVSGLGITSIYQFLRDRQIDSENPEIAQIVRNWEQEAGQAEKTVDPGAAIGSVALVKSDRLSEQTIQIFLEAYGAEAGNLALKLLPYGGLYIAGGIAPKILPLMQNGSFMLAFTQKGRMRSLLEEIPVHIILNQQVGLIGAAVCAARL; the protein is encoded by the coding sequence ATGACATTACTACTAGCAGGAGATATAGGCGGGACAAAAACAATTTTGCGACTGGTGGAATCTTCAGATGTAGGATTAAAAACCTTACAGGAGGAAAGTTACCGCAGTGGGGATTTTCCCGATTTAGTGCCAATAGTAGAGAAATTTTTAACCGCAGCCAATACCTCAACACCAGAAAAAGCTTGTTTTGCGATCGCAGGACCTGTGGTCAACAATACTGCTAAACTAACCAACCTAGCCTGGTTTTTAGATACAAAACGTTTAGCCCAACAATTAGGTATTCTGACGATTTCCTTAATCAATGACTTCGCTGCCGTTGGTTATGGCATTTTTGGCTTAACCAAACAAGATTTACTCACATTGCAAGTTGGGAAACATCAACCAGAAGCACCTATGGCGGTGATTGGTGCAGGGACTGGTTTAGGACAAGGGTTTTTAATCAAACAGGGAAACCATTATCAAGTTTTTCCCTCAGAAGGTGGACACGCAGATTTTGCCCCTCGGAATGAGTTAGAGTTTCAATTGCTAAAATACCTGTTGGATAAACATGATATTCAACGTGCTTCTGTAGAAAGAGTAGTTTCCGGTTTGGGTATTACTTCCATTTACCAATTTTTAAGAGATCGTCAAATAGACTCCGAAAATCCAGAGATTGCCCAAATTGTCAGAAATTGGGAACAGGAAGCCGGACAAGCCGAAAAAACCGTTGATCCAGGTGCAGCGATTGGTAGTGTAGCCTTAGTTAAAAGCGATCGCCTTTCTGAACAAACTATACAAATTTTCCTAGAAGCCTACGGTGCAGAAGCCGGTAATCTGGCCTTAAAACTCTTACCCTACGGTGGATTGTACATTGCTGGTGGTATCGCCCCCAAAATTTTGCCTTTGATGCAAAATGGGAGTTTTATGTTAGCTTTCACCCAAAAAGGTAGAATGCGTTCTCTACTCGAAGAAATACCGGTGCATATAATTCTTAATCAACAAGTAGGATTAATTGGTGCTGCTGTATGTGCAGCTAGGTTATAA